The Miscanthus floridulus cultivar M001 chromosome 17, ASM1932011v1, whole genome shotgun sequence genome has a window encoding:
- the LOC136516866 gene encoding uncharacterized protein, whose amino-acid sequence MSTAAGFPNWVMLEPVVFRRDDDKSFPDESKAPVRASGTTSWEAQFRFAFDLAEPPSISRIFAQLPGFPGPSKESPLAMLTTHRHLALFRVGTTRPCRRKNFFIYSAGKPSSLEKLPTCTRDLERVLHDGSPSRRPPETGKMSRLHSVRSMGLLCQGEEEFAVAELHLYPDKRKRKVFADIYLFLKSAGKWTSSRLPILHSDDPDDAWQLCIWLTDTVIPVDRWLCWIDYDRGILFHDVFGAAATVSFLRFPLHKFSRTPPDIRRECSGRIYRGVSAIDAAGMLKFVDVTRDDGIGYGALKPGAGFTITCHTLLPSSLSSGMVWNKDWTVTSDELWTDNRLPREVPMFPQVNIDRPHVVHFLISDFTYMMKKMWVVTIDMNTRTVESFYQYINGEEDIGTELEFLTKERSMGPRPFLPSEFSKYLSSRTGLPSVE is encoded by the exons ATGTCCACCGCCGCCGGCTTCCCCAACTGGGTGATGCTGGAGCCCGTCGTGTTCCGCAGGGACGACGACAAGTCTTTCCCGGACGAGAGCAAGGCGCCCGTCAGGGCGTCCGGCACCACCTCCTGGGAAGCCCAGTTCCGTTTCGCCTTCGACCTCGCGGAGCCCCCGTCCATCTCCCGCATCTTCGCGCAGCTGCCGGGCTTTCCGGGTCCCAGCAAGGAGAGTCCCTTAGCCATGTTGACGACCCACCGCCATCTCGCCCTGTTTCGCGTCGGTACCACGAGGCCATGTCGGCGTAAGAACTTCTTCATCTACAGCGCCGGCAAGCCTTCCTCGCTCGAAAAACTCCCCACTTGCACCCGGGATTTGGAACGTGTCCTCCACGATGGTAGCCCATCTCGTCGCCCTCCTGAAACGGGGAAGATGTCGCGCCTGCATAGTGTCAGATCCATGGGCCTCTTGTGCCAAGGCGAGGAAGAGTTCGCGGTGGCGGAGCTGCACCTCTACCCGGACAAACGCAAGCGTAAGGTCTTCGCCGACATCTACTTGTTCTTGAAGTCAGCTGGCAAATGGACCTCTTCGCGTTTACCCATCCTCCACAGCGACGATCCGGATGATGCCTGGCAGCTTTGCATCTGGCTGACCGACACGGTCATCCCTGTCGACCGCTGGCTGTGCTGGATTGACTACGACCGAGGCATCCTCTTCCATGACGTGTTTGGAGCAGCGGCTACCGTCTCCTTCCTCCGCTTCCCTCTGCACAAGTTCTCTCGTACTCCTCCCGATATCAGACGGGAATGCAGCGGCAGGATATACCGTGGTGTGTCCGCCATTGATGCTGCCGGTATGCTCAAGTTTGTCGATGTCACCCGCGATGATGGCATTGGCTACGGGGCACTCAAGCCCGGTGCTGGCTTCACCATCACCTGCCACACCCTCCTCCCATCATCTCTAAGCAGCGGCATGGTGTGGAACAAGGACTGGACAGTCACCTCTGATGAGCTCTGGACTGATAATCGCCTCCCGCGCGAGGTTCCCATGTTCCCCCAAGTGAACATCGACAGGCCACATGTAGTGCATTTCCTTATCAGCGACTTCACATACATGATGAAGAAGATGTGGGTGGTCACCATTGACATGAACACCAGGACCGTCGAGTCATTTTATCAGTATATCAATGGTGAGGAGGATATTGGAACTGAACTTGAGTTCTTGACCAAGGAAAGGTCCATGGGTCCCAGGCCCTTCCTCCCCAGTGAGTTCTCCAAGTACCTTTCCTCAAG GACGGGGCTTCCGTCGGTGGAATGA